A genomic region of Metopolophium dirhodum isolate CAU chromosome 1, ASM1992520v1, whole genome shotgun sequence contains the following coding sequences:
- the LOC132948847 gene encoding zinc finger protein 675-like — ITSMKVFIQVEVTGDADAVTSERYVENTIENPTWYTVEDNHVSLVSENVEEVIKLETDMSDDWMWESRTEITKDVTNQSNMKLPLECQDVADNNIYLNHENTSDKLFHCNICGKSFELSYLLKNHLAEHKKQINYKTNKCIFCGKQFKLRIGLNKHIQKNHNSSYKCRFCRQNIDFSNYIEHEKCHERKDQTKFDTIPNTKRNIKQKQLIQTTVGDHFQQQTNIQQSSLLRQQSVVPTASQISMANNFDILNMKQEKNLCTNVRERNSSDQVDSVNINELTLANKPRDLMAEQNPINIANNNIVSTVRETLYFCIRKFPNIRNGSRNDYDQTSQNNVIFICKICKNSPSTDIHAFALHMSDHSECNMHECIVCDKTFKSVVLWTHHMIDHEQQIDSNVSTVQFNLFETESKTLGPINSRNTEPRDFPNLRNRKFKKSLLDNSDSDITRLNSANKIKHQYNCITYKKVFPSKSPLKMHQSLHNKSQPFSCRYCDKIFSVKGLCTDHEKCHINSDNLLSKNNENIKLEPNVIQNSISIEDNTDSGTMSRNQNNNLINHSNKSNEKKSTFCMICNKHYAHPGAFTNHMRIHGGATYKCQYCHKQFNRKGIYIMHEKTHVFKNNIEEHTTIHTLNMYECDDCGQQFKTNISLGHHIMENHSANMSTSNKNEHVENYERQNASLERINFDFVQCQICLKILKTRKYLECHMRIHTGAMPFKCDKCNTAFRFKSNLKSHQKKYLACYVP, encoded by the exons ATTACTTCAATGAAAGTTTTCATACAAGTTGAAGTCACTGGTGATGCTGATGCTGTTACCAG tgAAAGATATGTTGAAAACACTATTGAAAATCCTACATGGTATACAGTTGAAGATAATCATGTTTCTTTggtttctgaaaatgttgaggAAGTTATTAAGCTTGAAACTGATATGTCGGATGATTGGATGTGGGAAAGTAGAACTGAAATTACAAAAGATGTTACCAACCAAAGTAATATGAAGTTACCCTTGGAATGTCAG GACGtcgcagataataatatttacttaaatcatgaaaatacaagtgataaattatttcattgtaaTATTTGTGGAAAAAGCTTTGAattaagttatcttttaaaaaatcactTGGCCGaacacaaaaaacaaataaattataaaactaataaatgtatattttgtggAAAACAGTTTAAGTTAAGAATTGGTTTGAATAAACACATTCAAAAAAATCACAATTCCTCGTATAAATGCAGATTTTGCAGACAAAATATTGATTTCTCTAATTATATCGAACACGAAAAATGCCATGAAAGAAAAGATCAAACTAAGTTTGATACTATTCCTAATACTAAACGGAATATAAAGCAAAAACAGTTAATTCAAACAACAGTCGGAGACCATTTTCAACAACAAACAAACATACAGCAATCAAGTTTATTGAGACAGCAATCAGTTGTACCGACAGCTTCGCAAATCTCAATGGCAAATAATTTCGATATCCTAAACATGAAGCAAGAAAAAAACTTGTGTACAAATGTCAGAGAAAGGAACAGTTCAGATCAAGTAGATTCAGTGAATATCAATGAATTAACTTTGGCAAACAAACCTCGTGATTTAATGGCGGAACAAAACCCTATTAATATagctaacaataatattgtatctacaGTTAGGGAAACACTTTATTTCTGTATTAGAAAATTTCCTAATATTAGAAATGGATCTCGCAATGATTATGATCAGACATCacaaaacaatgttatttttatatgtaaaatttgtaaaaattctcCATCTACAGATATACATGCATTTGCATTACATATGAGTGATCACAGTGAGTGTAATATGCATGAATGTATTGTATgtgataaaacatttaaatctgTAGTTCTTTGGACACACCATATGATCGATCATGAACAGCAAATAGATTCAAATGTGTCAACAGTTCAGTTTAATCTTTTTGAAACTGAATCTAAGACATTAGGTCCTATTAATTCTAGAAACACGGAACCTCGAGATTTTCCAAACTTAAGAAATAGAAAATTCAAGAAATCTTTATTGGATAATTCAGATTCAGATATAACAAGGTTAAATAGTGCCAATAAAATTAAACACCAATATAACtgtattacatataaaaaagtatttcctTCCAAAAGCCCATTAAAAATGCATCAATCTCTTCATAATAAATCACAACCTTTTTCCTGTAGgtattgtgataaaatattttctgtaaaGGGTCTGTGCACAGATCATGAAAAATGTCACATCAACTCAGACAATttgttatcaaaaaataatgagAATATTAAACTTGAACCAAATGTAATCCAAAACAGCATAAGTATAGAAGACAACACTGATTCTGGGACAATGTCAAGGAATCAAAATAACAATCTTATCAACCATAGTAATAAAAGCAATGAGAAGAAATCAACATTTTGCATGATTTGCAACAAACATTATGCACATCCTGGTGCCTTCACCAATCACATGCGTATTCATGGTGGTGCAACATACAAATGTCAATATTGCCACAAGCAATTTAATAGAAAAGGcatttatattatgcatgagaaaacacatgtatttaaaaataacatagaaGAACATACAACGATACATACTTTAAATATGTATGAGTGTGATGACTGCGGTCAGCAGTTTAAGACAAATATTTCTCTAGGTCATCACATTATGGAAAACCACAGTGCCAATATGTCTACATCTAATAAAAATGAACATGTCGAGAATTATGAGAGACAAAATGCTTCTCTAGAaagaattaattttgattttgttcagtgtcaaatttgtttgaaaatctTAAAAACCCGAAAATATTTGGAATGTCACATGAGAATACACACTGGTGCCATGCCATTCAAATGTGATAAGTGTAACACGGCTTTcagatttaaatcaaatttaaaatcgcATCAAAAGAAATATTTGGCATGTTATGTcccataa